One genomic region from Pyrobaculum islandicum DSM 4184 encodes:
- a CDS encoding TRAM domain-containing protein — protein MERRPKRGPFRGRRSPSGPKPVKEGDVLEVEVIEKSRKGDGVARVEGFVIFIPGAEPGQRVKIQIEKVGGTYAIGKVVT, from the coding sequence ATGGAACGAAGGCCAAAAAGAGGGCCGTTTCGTGGACGACGCAGCCCGTCTGGTCCGAAGCCTGTTAAAGAAGGAGATGTATTAGAGGTGGAAGTTATAGAAAAATCTAGAAAGGGCGATGGGGTTGCAAGAGTTGAAGGATTTGTAATATTTATACCAGGAGCAGAACCTGGCCAGAGAGTGAAGATACAGATAGAAAAAGTAGGCGGCACCTACGCGATAGGTAAGGTGGTCACCTGA
- a CDS encoding inositol monophosphatase family protein: MLGILEAVVARASQYLLDSFKKGRGVEIILDKGDDVTREIDLAIEELVYYMLKENFREGGVLYAEERGVYRWGDERYMFVLDPLDGSLNYTVGIPIFAISLAAGKYREGTLGDLEYATVSILPMGDIYTASPELGARKNGRPIKRRRKSNIVFVAISNGFPDKTCEILRKMGLKGRSLGSSAAELIYTAEGIAKGFVDLRGRLRVLDIAGALTFSKYIPGFKYVIYGQQYPDSRISIIAGDEDFVDAVSN, from the coding sequence GTGTTAGGTATATTGGAGGCGGTTGTGGCGCGGGCTTCTCAATACTTACTCGATAGCTTCAAAAAAGGTCGAGGTGTCGAAATTATTTTAGACAAGGGAGATGATGTAACTAGAGAAATCGACTTAGCAATAGAGGAGTTGGTGTACTATATGTTAAAAGAAAACTTTAGAGAGGGCGGGGTTCTATATGCAGAAGAGCGGGGGGTCTATAGATGGGGAGACGAGCGGTATATGTTTGTTCTTGATCCGCTAGACGGCTCGCTTAACTATACTGTCGGGATACCAATCTTTGCCATTTCTTTAGCAGCTGGAAAATACAGAGAAGGAACGCTTGGGGATTTAGAATACGCAACGGTATCTATTTTACCAATGGGAGATATATATACTGCCAGTCCAGAGCTCGGCGCTCGGAAAAACGGAAGGCCTATCAAAAGAAGAAGGAAAAGTAATATAGTTTTTGTAGCCATTAGCAACGGATTTCCTGACAAGACTTGTGAAATTTTGCGAAAAATGGGGCTAAAGGGGAGGAGTTTGGGCAGTTCTGCCGCAGAACTAATATATACAGCCGAAGGAATTGCAAAAGGCTTTGTAGACCTCAGAGGGAGGTTACGTGTATTAGATATCGCGGGGGCGTTGACGTTTTCAAAATATATCCCCGGCTTTAAATACGTAATCTATGGACAACAATATCCAGATTCAAGAATCTCTATTATAGCAGGAGATGAAGATTTTGTAGATGCAGTATCAAATTGA
- a CDS encoding SWIM zinc finger family protein, with the protein MQYQIDDQIKNFLLALSRVLDIRIEKVLDLYFYVTPETVRIVEIVERGSKIVGLRLAVRSRKKPDVWYYVAVGEYGAKCTCEGNTVGGKICRHIIIGVITWNVLSLIKHGEGIDLSKLTWLYTREKDV; encoded by the coding sequence ATGCAGTATCAAATTGATGACCAGATTAAGAACTTCCTATTGGCCCTCTCTAGAGTTTTAGATATAAGGATAGAGAAGGTTCTAGATCTATATTTCTATGTAACTCCTGAGACTGTGAGAATAGTTGAAATAGTTGAGAGAGGAAGTAAGATAGTTGGACTAAGGCTGGCCGTAAGATCAAGGAAAAAACCAGATGTTTGGTATTATGTCGCAGTAGGCGAATATGGGGCTAAGTGTACGTGTGAAGGTAATACAGTAGGGGGAAAGATTTGTAGACACATCATCATAGGGGTAATAACCTGGAATGTCCTCTCTCTTATAAAACACGGCGAGGGAATAGATCTCTCTAAGCTTACATGGCTGTATACTAGAGAAAAAGACGTCTGA
- a CDS encoding RAD55 family ATPase, which translates to MFVIQEVASRGLTVVYGPPGSGKTSVAAKLADKVTNRILWISTNEPPNILKTTFARVGANAEKFYVFDFPRAFRGNIAKFIADHIHEYEALVVDTINGIAPHEEKLEELAHGFLYQLSKDMPIIAVVEGVSKQVFYIADNLVKVWSKENALGHTVRYLKSC; encoded by the coding sequence GTGTTTGTAATTCAGGAAGTGGCCTCTAGAGGCCTTACTGTAGTCTACGGGCCGCCTGGAAGCGGAAAGACTAGCGTTGCCGCTAAACTTGCCGACAAAGTGACAAATAGAATACTGTGGATTAGTACAAATGAACCGCCAAACATACTAAAGACGACTTTTGCTAGAGTTGGCGCCAACGCCGAGAAATTCTATGTATTCGACTTCCCAAGAGCCTTTAGAGGGAATATAGCTAAGTTTATTGCAGACCATATCCACGAATATGAGGCGCTAGTAGTAGATACGATAAATGGGATTGCGCCACATGAAGAGAAATTAGAAGAATTAGCTCACGGCTTTCTCTACCAGCTTTCTAAAGATATGCCAATCATAGCTGTAGTAGAGGGCGTGTCAAAGCAAGTGTTTTACATAGCAGATAACTTAGTCAAAGTGTGGAGTAAAGAAAACGCACTGGGCCATACAGTTAGATATCTTAAATCTTGTTAA
- a CDS encoding phosphoribosyltransferase produces the protein MPKIPVKVVTFDEIVEWSRKLAEKIKESNWQPDVIVAVARGGYVPARLLCDWLGVSDLLSVQVVHWPSAAQIAEKAYVKYPINVDLSGKRVLVVDDIVDTGDSIELAKKSLEECCRPKEVKTAALQVITSVAKFMPDFYAVEVREWIWFAYQWNAVEDATGFIMKIVKETGKTEWCLDELIQAHLEWYGSEYVEKRFGYMLYALDMLVKRGYIKLSKCLASPNIAVR, from the coding sequence GTGCCTAAGATCCCTGTAAAAGTTGTGACATTTGACGAAATTGTTGAGTGGAGTAGGAAATTAGCAGAGAAAATCAAAGAGAGTAACTGGCAACCAGACGTAATAGTAGCTGTGGCCCGCGGCGGTTATGTACCAGCGCGCCTTCTCTGTGATTGGCTTGGCGTGAGCGACCTCCTCAGTGTACAAGTGGTACATTGGCCTTCTGCTGCACAAATCGCTGAGAAAGCTTATGTGAAATATCCAATTAACGTAGATCTAAGTGGTAAAAGAGTGTTGGTAGTAGACGATATTGTCGACACTGGCGATAGTATCGAGCTTGCAAAAAAGAGTCTCGAAGAGTGTTGTAGACCAAAAGAGGTTAAGACAGCCGCGTTACAGGTAATAACAAGCGTTGCCAAATTTATGCCGGATTTCTACGCAGTAGAGGTTAGAGAGTGGATTTGGTTTGCCTATCAATGGAATGCCGTAGAAGATGCCACAGGCTTTATTATGAAGATCGTAAAAGAGACTGGAAAAACCGAGTGGTGTCTTGACGAACTAATACAAGCGCATCTAGAGTGGTACGGTAGTGAATATGTAGAGAAGAGATTTGGCTATATGCTGTACGCTTTGGATATGCTTGTTAAAAGAGGCTATATTAAGCTTAGCAAATGTCTAGCCTCTCCTAATATCGCGGTACGTTAA